A single window of Schistocerca gregaria isolate iqSchGreg1 unplaced genomic scaffold, iqSchGreg1.2 ptg000560l, whole genome shotgun sequence DNA harbors:
- the LOC126314426 gene encoding uncharacterized protein LOC126314426 — MANQELCIEQILQPVVEDLSQGVSQLVLCIGTLQHQEVEVSSSMLEAVKTICNTTSAMSNVAIDLGNSKYADAKEINQGLQASSLSLIKCSTDLLNSFEKLRSEEVDRKAGWRAVIDACKDLGNNTIELLQNVHEADVSYICISAEASLNILKELEEVFEKQDANWGPIAQEAVSKIQHYIELIESRATVSVPYVRSGIEKYANNLNELLEDLVKRANTYSETSDKTYLDKVKHIIIEIRIDVAESAAFIKKNHVSFSVSPIVETPILDELTKQEAPASTAYATRVEKPLDKSAEVGSMLPLTQITKLSRAVKKDLSEAYGTNDPKELKGLIDDKISPDLTELLNVAKKEAQNTNDAEKRRRMQDCIEELERILPAYRKALSSGEEGGLEKEKLMDTISSGIEFLDMIEDLQSPYNTGKDVCDSKELLEHTGKEKFSETDFDELSDMVTKLENAYIHRMANADSTDEQLDEAFQCSLDAGSSLNKLSEAIDSSNQEVINEKARDLSQLLTDFEDEEVKLVSYITDVSSDVLNLSSAIDRRDSPKVLKMADQLLMSSERAQKQLEKLLADPSKCKTLRQSDLEWMSRSLQCLRDQVKRVKDKYEKSASNPDELEKLKRDFDESANTWKDAYAHAKQVTGTDASEEGGSLKRAYYNAEEIDKDLSELDRHVFEDMNEIGKRIREHNQKGTPKEREEDLKELIECVDATIESYNKVDQLKDEEDKVYLKAQELLDHVDRLKDMQKENAYLPRDKATSEGYLLMESAMKLGKMLPSLSVEKKRPDMGAVIQDLKKSLEEVLHSMDMTMKKESLDDLPKSAEGMKNMLEELVSEVGARPTPAQALDWQAKRAKDELKEVLKAVDDKDEERLKASLKELRRAGNRLNYASNNLPCQNKSEEFQRLLPLIEDLAGNAMKDKGARDELEKKVHEADKAIDKMLSSYVTKTSCLYAMAQELDRVRGAIREMNPSVKDGVKELVELNKRLKTLVSQDGNSRQKELVAEIEGNLYDMIEATIEKMKGEDAGDGKAEAALDKTCASVYKTLAELESDELKKGSLDKNWKAMSLEAQSALYAGERDAKKKTLDAVRSARLEVCNEAREDKKKRLNNILDELEKNALKLPDSMSDVKSMNEDESEARKNVLRLFKELDRTSCEDPAVECARQSARVRADLARIKDEASRTLESEGCMVDSEQIEKSIADVQKNTLNWRAKYEQSNRIPSDSSADRLKGPGAIDGRTKYSKTQESHPKSQELPAGKQRAEPKQHMSENVSAELGNLIQKVSHASGNLEDAKHEGEAKPQDFSDSLNSIVLDISKSIQNYDRPIDSNHAMNSIGIANYLHELAEASRQGNSKDMHEKVALISSNLDNLIQEIDDVARRLEKVHSAEHARLVQLRMALQNYKVQLRILVSVKAISIEKNADTDESILSITRLIGEKLNESLRLNFIRRAFLKDK; from the exons ATGGCCAATCAAGAATTATGTATAGAACAAATAC TTCAGCCTGTCGTGGAAGATCTGTCACAGGGCGTATCTCAGCTGGTGCTTTGTATCGGTACCCTTCAGCATCAGGAAGTAGAAGTTTCTTCCTCGATGCTGGAAGCGGTCAAGACGATTTGTAATACCACGTCGGCCATGTCGAACGTAGCAATCGATCTGGGAAACAGCAAATACGCTGATGCTAAGGAAATCAATCAGGGTCTGCAGGCATCGAGCTTGAGTCTTATAAAGTGCAGTACAGACTTGTTGAACTCGTTCGAGAAATTGAGGTCCGAGGAGGTGGACCGAAAA GCTGGTTGGAGAGCTGTGATTGATGCGTGCAAAGATTTAGGGAACAATACGATAGAATTGTTGCAAAATGTCCACGAAGCCGACGTTTCCTACATTTGCATAAGCGCGGAGGCGAGTCTGAACATCTTGAAGGAGCTCGAGGAGGTTTTCGAAAAGCAAGATGCTAACTGGGGGCCGATTGCACAGGAAGCGGTGTCGAAAATTCAGCACTACATTGAGTTGATAGAATCTCGAGCCACTGTATCAGTGCCTTACGTGAGGTCTGGCATAGAGAAATATGCGAACAACCTGAATGAGTTGCTTGAAGATTTGGTAAAAAGAGCAAATACTTATTCAGAAACTAGTGATAAGACTTATTTAGATAAAGTGAAACATATAATTATAGAAATTCGAATAGACGTGGCTGAATCGGCTGCGTTCATCAAAAAGAACCACGTGTCTTTTTCCGTCTCTCCGATCGTTGAGACGCCTATTCTTGACGAGTTGACCAAACAAGAAGCACCCGCCTCGACGGCCTACGCAACGAGGGTGGAAAAGCCTCTAGACAAGTCTGCAGAAGTTGGTTCGATGTTGCCGCTAACTCAGATAACCAAGCTTTCTCGCGCGGTGAAAAAGGACCTGAGCGAGGCGTACGGTACCAATGATCCTAAAGAGCTGAAAGGCCTCATAGACGACAAGATTTCTCCTGACTTGACTGAGTTGCTGAATGTGGCCAAGAAAGAAGCGCAAAACACGAACGACGCGGAGAAACGCCGGCGCATGCAAGACTGCATCGAGGAACTTGAGAGAATACTTCCCGCTTACAGAAAGGCGCTTTCATCTGGTGAAGAGGGAGGGCTGGAGAAGGAGAAGCTGATGGATACGATTTCTTCTGGGATTGAGTTTTTGGACATGATTGAGGACTTGCAGAGTCCGTACAACACAGGGAAGGATGTATGCGATTCGAAAGAGTTGTTGGAGCACACTGGAAAGGAGAAGTTCTCAGAGACCGATTTTGATGAGTTGAGTGACATGGTGACCAAATTGGAGAACGCGTATATTCATCGCATGGCAAATGCGGATTCGACGGATGAGCAGCTCGATGAAGCGTTTCAGTGCTCGCTGGATGCGGGGAGTTCGCTGAACAAGTTGTCTGAGGCGATAGATTCCTCGAACCAAGAGGTGATCAACGAGAAGGCGAGAGATCTGAGCCAGCTCTTGACAGACTTTGAGGACGAGGAGGTGAAGTTGGTGAGTTACATAACAGATGTGTCGTCGGATGTGCTGAATCTGTCGTCGGCGATAGACCGGAGGGACTCACCTAAGGTGTTGAAGATGGCGGACCAGTTGTTGATGAGCAGCGAGAGGGCGCAGAAGCAGCTCGAAAAGCTGCTGGCAGATCCGAGCAAGTGCAAGACTCTGAGGCAATCGGACTTGGAATGGATGTCACGGTCTTTGCAATGCTTGAGGGATCAAGTGAAGAGGGTCAAGGATAAATACGAGAAGAGTGCGTCGAATCCGGACGAATTGGAGAAATTGAAACGAGACTTTGACGAGTCTGCCAACACTTGGAAAGATGCGTATGCTCACGCGAAGCAAGTGACGGGCACCGATGCATCGGAGGAGGGGGGCAGTTTGAAACGCGCGTATTACAACGCTGAAGAGATAGACAAGGATCTCAGTGAGTTGGACAGGCATGTTTTTGAGGATATGAACGAGATAGGAAAGCGGATTAGGGAGCACAACCAAAAAGGGACGCCAAAGGAGCGCGAGGAAGACCTGAAGGAGTTGATTGAGTGTGTGGATGCTACGATAGAGTCGTACAACAAGGTAGATCAGTTGAAAGATGAAGAGGACAAGGTTTATCTGAAGGCGCAAGAATTGTTAGATCACGTTGACCGGTTGAAGGATATGCAAAAGGAGAACGCTTACTTGCCGAGAGACAAGGCAACTTCGGAGGGCTATTTGCTGATGGAGTCGGCGATGAAGTTGGGGAAGATGCTGCCGTCCCTGTCGGTGGAGAAGAAGAGGCCGGACATGGGTGCCGTGATACAGGATTTAAAAAAATCGCTTGAGGAGGTGTTGCACTCGATGGACATGACGATGAAGAAGGAGTCTTTAGACGATCTGCCGAAGAGCGCGGAAGGGATGAAGAATATGTTAGAGGAGTTGGTGAGTGAAGTGGGTGCGCGTCCTACCCCGGCGCAGGCGCTGGATTGGCAGGCGAAGAGGGCGAAGGACGAGTTGAAGGAGGTGCTGAAGGCGGTGGATGACAAGGATGAAGAGAGGTTGAAGGCGTCGTTGAAGGAATTGAGGAGGGCTGGAAATCGGCTGAATTACGCGAGCAACAACTTGCCTTGTCAGAATAAAAGTGAGGAGTTCCAAAGGCTTTTGCCGTTGATAGAGGATCTGGCTGGGAATGCGATGAAGGACAAGGGTGCGAGAGACGAGTTAGAGAAGAAGGTGCATGAGGCAGATAAGGCGATAGATAAGATGTTGAGTTCGTACGTGACCAAGACGTCGTGTTTGTACGCGATGGCGCAAGAGCTTGACCGAGTTAGAGGAGCGATAAGGGAGATGAATCCGTCCGTGAAGGATGGGGTGAAAGAGTTAGTGGAGTTGAACAAGCGTCTCAAGACGTTGGTGAGCCAAGACGGGAACAGCAGACAGAAGGAGTTGGTGGCGGAGATTGAGGGAAATTTGTACGACATGATAGAGGCTACGATTGAAAAGATGAAGGGCGAGGATGCAGGTGATGGAAAGGCGGAGGCGGCGTTGGACAAGACTTGTGCGTCGGTATACAAGACATTGGCAGAGTTGGAATCGGACGAGTTGAAGAAGGGTTCATTAGACAAGAATTGGAAGGCGATGAGTTTGGAGGCGCAGAGTGCGTTGTATGCAGGTGAGAGGGATGCGAAGAAGAAGACGCTGGATGCGGTACGCTCGGCAAGGTTAGAGGTGTGCAACGAGGCAAGAGAAGACAAGAAGAAGAGGCTGAATAACATTTTGGACGAGCTCGAAAAGAACGCGTTAAAGTTACCGGACAGCATGAGTGATGTCAAGTCGATGAATGAAGACGAGTCAGAAGCGAGAAAGAACGTGTTGCGTCTATTTAAGGAGCTTGATCGAACGAGTTGTGAAGACCCCGCAGTGGAGTGCGCTCGTCAGTCGGCGCGAGTGAGAGCGGATTTGGCGAGAATAAAGGACGAGGCATCTAGAACGTTGGAGTCCGAGGGCTGCATGGTGGATAGTGAACAAATAGAGAAGAGCATTGCGGACGTGCAGAAAAACACATTGAATTGGAGGGCCAAGTACGAGCAATCGAATAGGATACCGAGTGACAGCAGTGCGGACCGACTGAAGGGACCGGGGGCTATAGATGGACGGACGAAATATTCAAAAACCCAAGAATCGCATCCAAAGTCGCAAGAGTTGCCAGCCGGCAAGCAGCGTGCAGAGCCCAAACAGCATATGAGTGAAAACGTGAGCGCAGAATTGGGCAACCTGATTCAAAAGGTGTCTCATGCCAGTGGTAATCTTGAGGATGCTAAGCACGAGGGAGAAGCAAAACCTCAAGATTTTAGTGATTCTTTGAATTCGATTGTGTTAGACATTTCCAAGTCGATTCAGAATTACGACCGTCCGATTGACTCCAATCATGCCATGAATAGCATTGGCATTGCGAACTACCTGCATGAGTTGGCAGAGGCATCTCGCCAGGGAAACAGCAAGGACATGCACGAAAAGGTTGCGCTGATCAGCAGTAATTTAGATAATTTGATCCAAGAAATTGATGACGTGGCTCGTCGACTTGAGAAGGTTCATTCCGCGGAGCACGCAAGGTTGGTCCAACTGAGAATGGCCCTCCAGAACTACAAGGTTCAGCTCAGGATTTTAGTCTCGGTGAAGGCCATCTCTATAGAGAAGAACGCCGATACAGATGAGAGTATTTTATCTATTACCCGACTGATAGGTGAAAAGTTGAATGAGTCGCTTCGTCTTAATTTCATTCGCCGAGCTTTTCTCAAAGATAAGTAA
- the LOC126314430 gene encoding uncharacterized protein LOC126314430 — translation MRFLSSVVGTRSLHSNAHPALLRSHKRNERNERNTLVTQRSSRASCGATRLVQMSEAPGDYKAAGLLCYLRRPAENSTRIQLLLGTEKKRGWCIFGGKAEPYDRSARDTALREFLEETAGVLRPEHVKDLRAKIFDPATRAFYFQSGRFVVLIVELDPSLSALPAMYKRHLDELFNKSCFQVSKETQKAINEHLARIPPIPPTTPQESDSDADLASELSLLSVDVGSPEYQYFQWRKKIRTEKGKQQLLKNYISDMKAVYSHFPRLFDADFLRGQMEAVTFILNDKIPETACPESVKLDLLWFDLEDLDTRNSKNLVERGIDRFLIELLKAGLYDKLCLLGNRDEALGPSSLQ, via the exons ATGCGATTTCTCTCTTCCGTGGTTGGCACCCGTTCACTGCATTCCAACGCGCACCCGGCGCTTCTTCGCTCTCACAAACGCAACGAACGCAACGAACGCAACACTCTTGTTACGCAGAGGAGTTCTAGGGCTTCATGTGGTGCTACCAGGCTTGTTCAGATGTCCGAGGCTCCCGGTGACTATAAGGCAGCCGGCTTGCTCTGCTACCTTCGTCGTCCCGCTGAAAATTCAACTAGAATTCAATTACTTCTAGGCACAGAAAAAAAAAGAGGGTGGTGCATATTCGGTGGAAAGGCAGAG CCCTATGACCGAAGCGCACGAGACACGGCGCTCAGAGAGTTCCTGGAAGAGACGGCCGGCGTGCTCCGGCCAGAACATGTCAAAGACCTGAGAGCCAAAATTTTTGACCCCGCGACGCGCGCGTTCTATTTTCAATCCGGCCGCTTCGTCGTCTTGATTGTCGAACTGGACCCCTCTCTGTCGGCATTGCCCGCTATGTACAAGCGACATCTGGACGAACTCTTCAACAAATCCTGCTTCCAAGTATCTAAAGAAACACAAAAAGCCATCAACGAACACTTGGCGCGTATCCCTCCTATCCCTCCTACAACGCCTCAGGAGAGTGATTCCGACGCGGACCTGGCCTCGGAGTTAAGTCTCCTTTCAGTCGACGTAGGGTCTCCTGAATACCAATATTTCCAATGGAGAAAGAAAATTAGAACTGAAAAAGGAAAACAACAGTTGCTGAAAAACTACATTTCCGACATGAAGGCCGTCTATTCTCATTTTCCCCGACTTTTCGACGCGGATTTCTTGCGAGGCCAAATGGAGGCGGTTACGTTCATCCTCAACGACAAAATACCGGAAACTGCTTGTCCGGAGTCGGTCAAGCTCGATCTATTGTGGTTCGACTTAGAGGATCTTGACACTCGAAACTCCAAAAATTTGGTTGAACGTGGCATCGATCGGTTCTTGATAGAGCTGCTAAAGGCTGGGCTCTACGACAAGCTCTGTCTCCTGGGTAACCGCGACGAAGCTCTTGGCCCCTCCTCCTTGCAATAA
- the LOC126314405 gene encoding E3 ubiquitin-protein ligase FANCL-like, with protein sequence MPKPPPTSSVADIFPQLLPENSDFSSYSGFIQVKGECFQLRIRLPPAPEDDGDPTKCLHQAEMFCCRALSSLLAGSEDVIHERLLQSETLCQFLVELRHIIEQILPRSKLQPDFVSSQVPSANYYSRLLGELGGSQIGWKSVTSINSDLSAVQICLIDSKQRQHLLDINLDDNYPYTAPCCSIAVPDSIVPKWIPNQSTLGDLVDEFRRHLTHFQQLWDILDDLDSNTCVIEPERPTRADIFRRIIIEKYVSIRIELNTINPTSVPICTFMGADASIRPLQNKLDAKIQEWDYKKSVRENLQNLLEIQFPKFQGTEKEDLQAACAMCYAFKLDGHIPDRVCDNPLCSRPYHSSCLFNWLSSLHSHRTTNNVLWGRCPYCDYKIFAQSPAIV encoded by the exons ATGCCAAAACCGCCGCCAACAAGTTCGGTAGCCGATATCTTTCCGCAACTGCTTCCAGAAAATTCAGATTTTAGCTCCTATTCCGGATTTATACAAGTCAAG GGCGAGTGTTTCCAACTGAGGATCAGGCTACCGCccgcgccagaagatgatggggatCCCACGAAGTGCCTTCACCAAGCTGAAATGTTCTGTTGTCGCGCTCTCTCCTCGCTTCTAGCGGGATCGGAAGACGTTATTCATGAGAGATTACTTCAATCCGAAACGTTGTGTCAGTTTTTAGTCGAACTCCGACACATAATCGAGCAAATTCTGCCTCGGTCCAAACTCCAGCCAGACTTTGTGTCTTCTCAAGTGCCCTCAGCAAACTATTACTCAAGACTGTTGGGCGAATTAGGGGGCAGCCAAATCGGATGGAAATCCGTAACTTCTATCAATAGCGACCTGAGCGCAGTGCAAATCTGCCTGATCGATTCCAAACAGAGGCAACACTTGCTCGACATCAACCTCGACGACAATTATCCATACACTGCCCCATGTTGCAGCATCGCCGTGCCCGACAGCATAGTGCCCAAATGGATACCCAATCAATCAACTCTGGGAGACTTGGTGGATGAGTTCAGACGACATCTAACCCACTTCCAACAATTGTGGGATATTCTAGACGATTTGGACTCAAACACTTGTGTCATCGAACCTGAACGACCAACCAGAGCGGACATATTTAGACGaatcataatagaaaaatacgtctCTATTCGTATAGAGCTAAACACGATTAATCCCACTAGCGTTCCCATATGCACATTTATGGGTGCGGACGCTTCTATACGGCCACTACAAAATAAACTCGACGCAAAAATTCAAGAATGGGATTACAAAAAGTCTGTCCGCGAAAATCTACAAAACCTACTGGAAATTCAATTTCCGAAATTTCAGGGTACAGAAAAAGAAGATCTTCAAGCCGCATGTGCCATGTGTTACGCATTCAAGTTGGACGGCCATATTCCAGACCGCGTCTGCGATAATCCGCTCTGTTCAAGACCATATCATTCCAGCTGCCTATTCAATTGGCTCAGTAGCCTCCATTCTCATAGAACCACCAACAACGTCCTCTGGGGTCGATGCCCTTACTGCGATTACAAAAtattcgctcaaagtccggcaattGTCTGA
- the LOC126314432 gene encoding SWI/SNF-related matrix-associated actin-dependent regulator of chromatin subfamily A-like protein 1: MWKKPWFQKWRAQKAKKSTNDDTNLSESRSRPSSTYKGLDFYADQDNPKSPLGDFQKSKTVSLQILNKERFVIHSNIENLKKIFKEFENDTLYDPTSKLRSFELRHRKTLIERLEAQGYFVQDIPSEVLDTLQNVRHQPNSKKCVSLTKIPEEIRDALLPFQVRGVCFTIHNQGRALICDEMGLGKTIQAIAVAMYYLEEWPLLVIAPSSLKNQWASEFERWIPKLQLHINVVSTAKHWRLSKINIISYDLAKALYQEIREAQFKIIICDESHYLKSVNASRTKMLVPILQATRRLIMLTGTPALSRPCELYPQLVALNCSIFPSYHSFGLRYCGAYQTPQGWDYSGSSNLHELHTILRETIMIRRLKADVMTELPQKIRKIVNIDVGKDQIEKLKPLLSNMSARTIRTIRKDNADDSGHNILAQVYKQTAKAKKHAVIQYLTTLINAFSCNSDLVPINQKFLVFAHHVHMMDAIEELLQDKKVPYIRIDGSTPIKERSSRVDRFNLEKGPFVAILSLTCAGTGINMTSASLVLFSELHWTPGTLVQAEDRVHRIGQKASFVEIRYLLAKNTLDDVIWTLISKKLGVVGSALNGVRDYLEITPTQHGSLSRTISYSANAATNSKTDAKRKNTNIKNSVQGLSLNLLDMFEKMKKNSNPPSDADHDIEVISSDCEDNSSSAPTSSHNHLLAIESYSFSDQFNSLCSPTQRQTQVRNQTSPPRCNKTELESPELPSSSSRHSDSTESESIVVLSDTDDNTIIALNRTTSHCSLEEEPVPKRTKLESCTLQPSRCDMNVFCDKGEKIENDMNTDSEWSIDEECFNTPPSQQLNPIEPKTWPTFHVSQFRIPTHNLEVPSFKPNSGPLKS; this comes from the exons ATGTGGAAGAAACCCTGGTTTCAAAAATGGAGGGCACAGAAGGCAAAAAAATCCACAAACGATGATACAAATCTCTCCGAATCCAGATCTAGACCTTCTTCCACTTATAAAGGACTTGACTTTTATGCAGACCAAGACAACCCTAAGTCTCCGTTAGGAGATTTCCAAAAGAGCAAAACCGTCTCTCTACAAATCCTCAATAAAGAAAGATTCGTAATTCACTCAAACATTGAAAAcctgaagaaaattttcaaagaatttgAAAATGACACCTTGTATG ACCCAACTTCAAAATTGCGCTCATTCGAACTTCGACATAGAAAAACATTAATCGAACGGCTCGAGGCTCAAGGATATTTTGTCCAAGATATTCCCAGTGAAGTTCTGGACACTTTGCAGAATGTCCGCCATCAACCGAATTCGAAAAAATGCGTCAGTCTGACCAAAATTCCAGAAGAAATCCGAGATGCTCTTCTACCTTTTCAAGTTCGAGGCGTCTGCTTCACCATTCACAACCAAGGAAGAGCACTCATATGCGATGAAATGGGTCTGGGCAAAACGATTCAAGCCATCGCTGTTGCCATGTATTATTTAGAAGAATGGCCTCTGTTGGTCATTGCTCCTTCGTCATTGAAAAATCAATGGGCGTCTGAATTCGAACGGTGGATTCCAAAGCTCCAACTTCATATCAATGTCGTTTCTACCGCCAAACATTGGCGTCTATCAAAAATCAACATCATATCCTACGACCTCGCCAAGGCCCTCTATCAAGAGATCAGAGAAGCACAATTCAAAATCATCATTTGCGACGAATCGCATTATTTGAAAAGTGTCAATGCCAGCAGAACCAAAATGCTTGTACCTATACTACAAGCAACCAGACGACTTATTATGCTAACTGGAACACCCGCTCTGTCTCGCCCCTGTGAGTTATATCCTCAGTTAGTCGCTCTCAATTGCAGCATCTTTCCCAGCTACCATAGTTTTGGCCTCCGCTATTGCGGTGCCTACCAAACCCCACAAGGATGGGATTACTCAGGATCTTCTAACCTCCATGAGCTTCATACAATATTAAGGGAAACCATCATGATTCGAAGACTCAAAGCCGATGTAATGACGGAATTACCGCAAAAAATCAGGAAAATAGTTAATATCGACGTGGGAAAAGatcaaattgaaaaattaaaacctCTGCTGAGCAATATGTCCGCTCGTACAATTCGTACAATCCGAAAAGATAATGCCGACGATAGCGGGCACAATATTCTTGCGCAGGTCTATAAACAAACCGCAAAAGCCAAAAAGCATGCCGTTATTCAATATTTGACCACACTCATAAATGCCTTTTCATGCAACTCAGATCTTGTTCCAATCAATCAAAAGTTTCTCGTCTTTGCCCACCACGTTCATATGATGGATGCCATCGAAGAGCTACTCCAAGACAAAAAAGTTCCATACATTCGTATCGATGGATCAACGCCAATTAAAGAGCGATCTTCTCGAGTCGATCGATTCAATCTAGAAAAAGGACCCTTCGTAGCAATTCTTTCCCTTACCTGTGCCGGTACTGGCATCAACATGACATCGGCATCTTTAGTCTTATTTTCGGAACTTCATTGGACTCCAGGCACTCTTGTCCAAGCTGAAGATCGCGTCCATAGAATCGGACAAAAAGCTAGTTTCGTCGAAATTCGATACCTACTAGCCAAGAACACCTTGGATGATGTCATTTGGACTCTTATCAGTAAGAAACTCGGTGTCGTTGGCTCCGCCCTCAATGGCGTTCGAGACTATCTGGAAATAACACCAACCCAACATGGTTCTCTAAGTCGCACTATCTCTTATTCGGCCAATGCTGCAACTAACAGCAAAACAGATGCAAAAAGGAAAAACACCAACATCAAAAATTCTGTTCAAGGACTCAGTCTCAACTTACTAGACAtgttcgaaaaaatgaaaaaaaattcgaaCCCTCCTTCAGACGCCGATCATGATATAGAGGTCATCTCGAGCGATTGTGAAGATAATTCCTCTAGCGCTCCAACTTCCAGTCACAACCATCTTTTAGCGATTGAATCCTATTCGTTCTCGGATCAATTCAATAGCCTCTGTTCTCCAACTCAACGCCAGACTCAGGTACGAAATCAAACCTCCCCGCCCAGGTGTAACAAGACCGAACTTGAAAGCCCGGAACTACCTTCTTCGAGCAGCCGCCATTCAGACTCTACGGAGTCTGAGTCAATCGTTGTTTTGTCGGATACAGATGACAATACTATTATAGCTCTGAATCGAACGACAAGCCATTGTTCTCTAGAAGAAGAACCTGTTCCTAAAAGAACCAAGTTGGAATCATGTACCCTTCAACCATCGCGCTGTGACATGAATGTCTTTTGTGATAAAGGAGAAAAGATCGAAAATGATATGAACACAGACAGCGAATGGTCAATTGATGAGGAATGTTTCAATACGCCTCCATCCCAACAGCTGAATCCAATTGAACCAAAAACGTGGCCAACGTTTCATGTCAGTCAGTTTCGAATCCCGACTCACAATTTAGAGGTTCCTTCATTTAAACCGAACAGTGGCCCTCTGAAATCCTGA
- the LOC126314455 gene encoding uncharacterized protein LOC126314455, producing MAVAVAPPKKVMSMKRKFVQEGLFYAELNHFLSLELNDEGYAGVEVRSCHQRLQIIIHANQTREVLGEKGRRIRELTLAIKKRFKLPTTPELFANKITHRGLSALAQAESLRYKLLNGMTIRRACYSVLRYIMDNDAKGCELKVSGKLRGQRAKAMKFRDGYMLKSGQPAKDFVDRAVRHVLFRQGVLGIKVQIMLPYDPQGKKGPSKQLPDYFHVLDPKDDGNK from the coding sequence ATGGCTGTCGCGGTGGCACCTCCCAAGAAAGTTATGTCCATGAAACGCAAGTTCGTTCAGGAGGGTCTCTTCTACGCGGAACTGAACCACTTCCTGTCCCTTGAACTAAACGACGAAGGATACGCCGGCGTCGAGGTCCGATCCTGCCATCAGCGCCTCCAGATCATCATACACGCCAATCAGACCCGTGAGGTTCTGGGAGAGAAGGGACGCCGCATCCGAGAACTCACGTTGGCGATCAAAAAGCGCTTCAAGCTTCCCACCACGCCTGAACTCTTCGCCAACAAAATCACCCACCGTGGACTATCGGCTCTCGCTCAGGCGGAGTCCCTAAGATACAAGCTCCTCAACGGCATGACCATTCGCCGCGCCTGCTACAGTGTTTTGCGATACATCATGGACAATGACGCGAAGGGTTGCGAACTGAAGGTGAGTGGAAAGCTCCGTGGTCAGCGCGCGAAAGCGATGAAATTCAGAGATGGATATATGCTCAAATCCGGCCAACCGGCTAAAGATTTTGTGGATCGAGCGGTCCGACACGTTCTGTTCAGACAGGGCGTTTTGGGAATCAAAGTTCAGATTATGCTCCCTTACGATCCTCAAGGCAAGAAGGGACCTTCCAAACAACTCCCGGACTATTTCCATGTACTAGACCCAAAGGACGACGGAAACAAAtaa